Below is a window of Clostridia bacterium DNA.
GTTTGCAGATAAATTTTTGCTTCTTAAGAACAGGACTATTTTTGCCTGTGGGGGGATGGAAATCATAACGCCAGAAAACATCGCCAGCGTCTACGGTGTTCCCGTAGCCGTGGAAAGGCTGGCCAACATTCCCGTAATCGTGCCGCTGTAACAACCGCTGGCGACAGGCCATTCGCTCCCATGGTTCCTTCACAGTGGCAGCAGTGGCGTTTTGGCATAAAGCCCTAAAAAGATCAGGCTCATCCCCTACGACATAGAGGACCTCGACCTGGAGCTCGAGTTCGGGTTATCCACCATCTAGACAGGTTGGATCCTCCTGCTAATAGAGGAAGCCTACCGCCAGGATGCCCTGTCTCCGGGTTTCCGGCTGTATGGGACAGTGGCGCGCAGAGGGATTCTTTGCGAAATTGGGCCTTGCTCCATACTAACTATCATGATATTATTTACCCAGGAAGTTAGTGGGTCCTAACTTTGCCTGCATTCAAAGGGAGGGGACTTCGATTACTGAAACGCTCACCCTTTCGCCAGCCTTACAGGATTACCTTGAGTGTATACTAAACCTTTCCGAACAAGAAGGGACGGTCAGAGTCACGGACCTGGCGGCCAAACTTAAGGTGGCCAAAGCCAGCGTGAGTCAGGCCATGAATACGCTTGCAAGTCTAAACCTAATCCGGCAGCGGCGTTATGGACCTGTCGAACTCACCAAGTTGGGCAAGGAACATGCTGAGAGAGTTCGCAAACGACACCGGGTTATGAAGGCGTTTTTGATCGAGGTGTTGGGCGTGCCCCCTAAGGTCGCTGAGAAGGATGCTTGCCTAATGGAACATGTAGTAAGCGCTGTCACTATGGAGCGATTAGTTGAGTTCCTCGAGTCAAGAGTTGAAACCAGTAACCCCGGTGAATCACTACGACAGGAGGATAATACAAAGGAGGGAGAGCGCATGGCTTCAACAAAAATCAGGGCTTTGAGTGAGCTTTCTCCGGGAACAAATGGCAAAGTAATCAGGGTTGCCTCTCAAGGAGAACTTCGCCGCCGGATACTCGATATGGGCGTTGTCCCGGGTGCAGAGGTGCGAGTAGATGGGGTGGCTCCTCTGGGTGACCCGCTGGAGATTACCGTGAGAGGCTATCACCTGAGTCTCCGAAAGAGCGAGGCCAAGGATATATTTGTGGAGGCAGAATAATGTGCCATGGGAAGTAACAGGGTGCTGCCTTTAGCGTTTCTCGCTATAGGCCGTGAGGGGGTAGTGAAAGAAATAATAGGCGGTCCAGGGTTGCGTAAAAGGCTTGCGGGCCTAGGTTTTGCCAGGGGCGCAGTTGTTCGCGTTATCCAAAATGACAGAGGCCCTCTAATCGTCGCTCTGGGAGATTCCCGCCTGGCTCTCGGCTACGGGATGGCCTGCAAGGTTATGGTGGAGGAATTGTCGTAGAGCTTGAGGCCCGACTTGATGGGCAGAAAAAGGTTATTGTTAGCTTAAAAGTTAGTCTGGCCTAACAGAAGAACGGGAGGAGATTGTTCATGGGAGCTTCATATGCCGCAAAGGCTGAAAGGGAGATAGTTGTCGCGCTGGCAGGCAACCCTAATTCAGGTAAGACAAGCCTATTCAATGATCTTACAGGCGCAAGACAACGTGTCGGCAATTGGCCCGGCGTGACCGTGGAAAAGAAGGAAGGCAGAATGGTCCATGATGGAACAACCATTCGGGTGGTAGACTTGCCAGGCACCTACAGTCTGGGCGCCTATTCTGAGGACGAGGTTATTGCCCGAAACTTTATTCTCGGCGGCGAATCCGATGTGGTGATTAATGTCGTCGATGCTACCAACCTAGAGAGAAATCTTTATTTGACGGTACAGCTATTGGAAATGGGCGCAAATGTAGTAGTAGCCCTGAACATGTCCGACGAAGCCCGGGCACGGAACATAGAGATTGACGTCAGGAGGTTATCAGAATTCCTGGGCGTACCTGTGATTCCAACCGTCGCTACCAGAAATCAAGGGATCACAGAGCTTCTCGCTCAGGCGCTGGCCGCGGCGAGGAACCCAAGCAGGAAAGTCATAAGGGTTGATTATGGCCGTGAGGTGGAAGAAGAACTTGGGAAACTTGAGAAAATCGTGGCGTCACATCCAGGCTTATCGAAACGCTATTCACCCAGGTGGCTTGCGACCAAACTCCTGGAGCATGACGTACGCCTTCTAGAGAACCTGAAACATGCAGATATAGAGGAACTCCTGTGCCAGGCCGACAAGAGCGTAAAGCACCTCACAGAAGTCATCGGGGAAGATGCTGAATCCATCATCACAGATAGGCGCTACGGGTTCATTTCCGGCCTTACCAGAGAAACCGTCAAGAGACGCCAAACTGCCGAAGAACGGTTCACCATATCCGATAAGATTGATAAGGTGGTTACTAATCGTTACCTCGGCATTCCCATATTCCTCGCTGCTATGTGGGCAATGTTTCAATTCACCTTTAAGCTGGGCGACCCCATGATCGGATGGGTGGAGGCTATCTTCGAATGGATCGGGGGAGCGCTCGCCGGAGCCCTCGAGGCAGAAGGTGCGCCAAGATTCATCATATCGCTTGTATCTGATGGGATCGTCGGAGGACTGGGATCTGTCCTGGTGTTTATCCCTCCAATTTTCCTCCTATTCTTCGCCATATCTGTCTTGGAAGATAGCGGCTATATGGCTCGCGCAGCCTATGTGATGGATCGCTTGATGCATGCTCTAGGGCTCCATGGAAAATCCTTTATTCCCCTTCTCATAGGTTTCGGATGTAACGTGCCCGGGATCATGGCCACGCGGACACTGGAAAATAAGAGGGACAGATTGATCACGATCCTGATCACGCCCCTCATGTCATGCACAGCCCGGCTGCCTGTATATGTGCTTTTCGCAGGGGCATTTTTCTCCGCAAGGCAGGGATTCGTGATCTTTTCCCTCTATATCCTGGGGATAGTCCTTGCTATAGTAGTGGGCAAACTCCTGAAGACCTTTGTATTTAAGGGAGAACCGTCGGCATTTGTTATGGAGCTCCCGCCTTACCGGGTACCAACGCTTAAAGGAATCCTCATCCATATGTGGGAGCGGGGAAGCGCTTTTATCCGTAAGGCTGGCAGCGTAATCCTCGGAGTGGTCTTGCTGGTATGGGTGCTCTCGAATCTCCCGCCCGGAGTCGAATATGCAAGCAGGGAGAGCCTGATCGGGCGGCTCGGGACCCTGGTCGCTCCCATATTCAAGCCCGCTGGATTCGGCACCTGGGAGGCCGCGGCTTCCTTATTCTTTGGAATTCTCGCCAAGGAAGTCGTGGTGGGCACGCTGGGTGCGCTCTACGGTGTGGAGGAAGCCGGCCTCGGCGACGCGATAAGGCAACACTGGACGCCACTTTCGGCCTATGCCTTTAT
It encodes the following:
- a CDS encoding metal-dependent transcriptional regulator, which translates into the protein MGPNFACIQREGTSITETLTLSPALQDYLECILNLSEQEGTVRVTDLAAKLKVAKASVSQAMNTLASLNLIRQRRYGPVELTKLGKEHAERVRKRHRVMKAFLIEVLGVPPKVAEKDACLMEHVVSAVTMERLVEFLESRVETSNPGESLRQEDNTKEGERMASTKIRALSELSPGTNGKVIRVASQGELRRRILDMGVVPGAEVRVDGVAPLGDPLEITVRGYHLSLRKSEAKDIFVEAE
- the feoB gene encoding ferrous iron transport protein B; translated protein: MGASYAAKAEREIVVALAGNPNSGKTSLFNDLTGARQRVGNWPGVTVEKKEGRMVHDGTTIRVVDLPGTYSLGAYSEDEVIARNFILGGESDVVINVVDATNLERNLYLTVQLLEMGANVVVALNMSDEARARNIEIDVRRLSEFLGVPVIPTVATRNQGITELLAQALAAARNPSRKVIRVDYGREVEEELGKLEKIVASHPGLSKRYSPRWLATKLLEHDVRLLENLKHADIEELLCQADKSVKHLTEVIGEDAESIITDRRYGFISGLTRETVKRRQTAEERFTISDKIDKVVTNRYLGIPIFLAAMWAMFQFTFKLGDPMIGWVEAIFEWIGGALAGALEAEGAPRFIISLVSDGIVGGLGSVLVFIPPIFLLFFAISVLEDSGYMARAAYVMDRLMHALGLHGKSFIPLLIGFGCNVPGIMATRTLENKRDRLITILITPLMSCTARLPVYVLFAGAFFSARQGFVIFSLYILGIVLAIVVGKLLKTFVFKGEPSAFVMELPPYRVPTLKGILIHMWERGSAFIRKAGSVILGVVLLVWVLSNLPPGVEYASRESLIGRLGTLVAPIFKPAGFGTWEAAASLFFGILAKEVVVGTLGALYGVEEAGLGDAIRQHWTPLSAYAFMVMTLIYIPCVATIAAIRRETNSWGWTGFAIGYSLVLGWVMATLVFQVGRLLGLG
- a CDS encoding iron ABC transporter ATP-binding protein produces the protein FADKFLLLKNRTIFACGGMEIITPENIASVYGVPVAVERLANIPVIVPL
- a CDS encoding FeoA domain-containing protein, encoding MGSNRVLPLAFLAIGREGVVKEIIGGPGLRKRLAGLGFARGAVVRVIQNDRGPLIVALGDSRLALGYGMACKVMVEELS